A stretch of Acidimicrobiales bacterium DNA encodes these proteins:
- a CDS encoding lysophospholipid acyltransferase family protein: MSDKRGVGWLAKPLRRVGRPLIDRLYEAEIVGSEHIPSDGPAIISPNHLSFFDTPLVMLSAPRRVLFLGKAEYMDSWKTKYLFPAVGMVPIRREKARASMAALDTAAALLDDGELVGIYPEGTRSRDGCLHKGHTGVAHLALQTGAPIIPVGLVGTDEVQPIGRNVPRRRGKITVRFGEPIDPRAYLGGGKRRRRQQMTDDVMASIATMTPQDRSDEYASSEPPLIRGGSESVYMVRRYRSAGASFADSARRSVDEACSRYDDARVGQVGAMRCVVRGESVEFVTELAVSTRFRGGT, translated from the coding sequence GTGAGCGACAAGCGCGGTGTGGGGTGGCTGGCGAAGCCGCTGCGCCGCGTCGGCCGGCCGCTGATCGACCGGCTCTACGAGGCCGAGATCGTCGGCAGCGAGCACATCCCGTCCGACGGGCCGGCGATCATCTCGCCGAATCACCTCTCCTTCTTCGACACGCCCTTGGTGATGCTCAGCGCGCCCCGCCGGGTGCTCTTCCTCGGCAAGGCCGAGTACATGGACTCGTGGAAGACGAAGTACCTGTTCCCCGCCGTCGGCATGGTGCCGATCCGGCGCGAGAAGGCCCGGGCGTCGATGGCCGCGCTCGACACCGCGGCCGCCCTGCTCGACGACGGTGAGCTCGTCGGCATCTACCCGGAGGGGACCCGCAGCCGCGACGGCTGTCTCCACAAGGGCCACACCGGCGTCGCCCACCTCGCGTTGCAGACCGGCGCGCCGATCATCCCGGTCGGGCTCGTCGGCACCGACGAAGTGCAGCCGATCGGCCGCAACGTCCCCCGGCGCCGCGGCAAGATCACGGTGCGCTTCGGCGAGCCGATCGACCCTCGCGCCTACCTCGGCGGCGGCAAGCGGCGTCGGCGTCAGCAGATGACCGACGACGTCATGGCGTCGATCGCCACGATGACGCCCCAGGATCGCTCGGACGAGTACGCCAGCAGCGAGCCGCCCCTCATCCGCGGCGGCTCCGAGTCCGTCTACATGGTTCGCCGGTACCGCAGCGCCGGCGCATCGTTCGCCGACTCCGCCCGTCGATCCGTGGACGAGGCCTGCAGCCGCTACGACGACGCCCGCGTGGGGCAGGTCGGCGCGATGCGCTGCGTCGTTCGCGGCGAGTCGGTGGAGTTCGTCACCGAGCTCGCCGTTTCCACCCGTTTCCGAGGAGGTACCTGA
- a CDS encoding CaiB/BaiF CoA-transferase family protein, with the protein MSDNSQLLSGVRVIESSLLGPGHVATFFADLGADVIKVESPAGDYIREMTWPIVQGVSLLHLHTHRGKRGITLDLKTEQGKQVYKDLVATADVVVEAMRPGALAKLGLGYEDLKAVNPKIVFATLSGYGATGPYKDMPSHGIAYDTWAGIVQPVVDDDGFARIPPTMPNVGINVGPMVGAMAILAGIIKARETGEGCEMEMAQSDAAAYMDWYRIESERAYLRPEDEVTGNPSDDYERRPAGLAGMWEGVRYQMYEASDGHVLFMASEQAFWKNFCEGAGRMDLFEKWPGSKYADHAKGNLELQRELQAIFKTKTCREWLDFSNEFNTTIAPVNTPANIGDDPQFQARMGFYPTDAVGCEQLPLPVYVNGSLPPTPTMAPTVGEHNDDVMAEVLGMSAEDIAALREAGAFG; encoded by the coding sequence GTGTCCGACAACTCCCAGCTGCTGTCCGGTGTCCGGGTGATCGAGTCGAGCCTGCTCGGCCCGGGTCACGTCGCCACCTTCTTCGCCGATCTCGGCGCCGACGTCATCAAGGTGGAGTCCCCCGCCGGTGACTACATCCGCGAGATGACCTGGCCGATCGTGCAGGGCGTCTCCCTGCTCCACCTCCACACCCACCGCGGCAAGCGCGGCATCACCCTCGACCTGAAGACGGAGCAGGGCAAGCAGGTCTACAAGGATCTCGTCGCCACCGCCGACGTGGTCGTGGAGGCGATGCGCCCCGGCGCGCTGGCCAAGCTCGGCCTCGGCTATGAGGACCTCAAGGCGGTCAACCCGAAGATCGTGTTCGCCACGCTCTCGGGCTACGGGGCGACCGGGCCCTACAAGGACATGCCCAGCCACGGCATCGCGTACGACACGTGGGCGGGCATCGTGCAGCCGGTCGTGGACGACGACGGCTTCGCCCGCATCCCGCCGACGATGCCGAACGTGGGTATCAACGTCGGCCCGATGGTCGGGGCGATGGCGATCCTCGCCGGCATCATCAAGGCCCGCGAGACGGGCGAGGGTTGCGAGATGGAGATGGCGCAGTCCGACGCCGCCGCCTACATGGACTGGTACCGCATCGAGTCGGAGCGGGCCTACCTGCGCCCGGAGGACGAAGTCACCGGCAACCCGTCCGACGACTACGAACGTCGCCCCGCCGGCCTGGCCGGCATGTGGGAGGGCGTGCGCTACCAGATGTACGAGGCCAGCGACGGCCATGTCCTCTTCATGGCGAGCGAGCAGGCGTTCTGGAAGAACTTCTGCGAGGGCGCGGGCCGGATGGACCTGTTCGAGAAATGGCCCGGCTCGAAGTACGCCGACCACGCCAAGGGCAACCTCGAGCTCCAGCGCGAACTCCAGGCGATCTTCAAGACGAAGACCTGCCGCGAGTGGCTCGATTTCTCCAACGAGTTCAACACCACCATCGCCCCGGTCAACACACCGGCCAACATCGGCGACGACCCCCAGTTCCAGGCCCGGATGGGCTTCTACCCCACCGACGCCGTCGGCTGCGAGCAGCTCCCGTTGCCCGTCTACGTGAACGGTTCGCTCCCGCCGACGCCGACCATGGCGCCGACCGTCGGCGAACACAACGACGACGTCATGGCCGAGGTGCTGGGCATGTCCGCCGAGGACATCGCCGCACTCCGGGAGGCCGGCGCGTTCGGCTGA
- a CDS encoding cystathionine beta-synthase, which produces MEIFDSVLDMVGETPLVRLRQVAADLPCPVVVKAEMTNPGGSSKDRPAIAMIDAAERDGLLQPGGTIVEPTSGNTGVGLAIVAAQRGYRCVFVMTDKVGTEKVDLLRAYGAEVVVCPVAVAPEDPQSYYSTAERLVKEIPGAFRPNQYHNQTNPLAHYETTGPEIWRQTDGTVTHFVAGAGTGGTLSGVGRYLKEQNAAVQIIAADPEGSVYSGGSGRPYLVEGVGEDFFPDTYHADLVDLTIPVTDRESFLTARRVTREEGLLIGGSGGTAVNAALQVAEGASADDLVVVLVPDSGRLYLSTLFDDEWMAGFGFLRTDGPVVADVLESRREGVPELLYVQPHQSVREAAQMMSEHGVSQLPVAKNEMPLAAAEVMGSVSELRLMDLAFDTDAVLDKTVEDIMSPKLRTIGSGQPVALAVEMLESCSALLVLDGGRPRAVISSSDVLSFLSKAANHG; this is translated from the coding sequence ATGGAGATCTTCGATTCCGTCCTCGACATGGTCGGGGAGACGCCGCTGGTGCGGCTCCGCCAGGTCGCGGCGGACCTGCCCTGTCCGGTCGTGGTGAAGGCGGAGATGACCAATCCCGGTGGGAGTTCGAAGGACCGTCCCGCGATCGCCATGATCGACGCGGCCGAGCGTGACGGTCTCCTCCAGCCCGGCGGCACGATCGTGGAGCCCACGTCGGGCAACACGGGCGTCGGGCTCGCCATCGTCGCGGCCCAACGGGGGTACCGCTGCGTGTTCGTGATGACCGACAAGGTCGGCACCGAGAAGGTCGACCTGCTTCGGGCCTACGGCGCGGAGGTCGTGGTCTGCCCGGTCGCGGTGGCGCCGGAGGACCCGCAGTCCTACTACTCGACCGCCGAACGTCTGGTGAAGGAGATCCCGGGCGCCTTCCGGCCGAACCAGTACCACAACCAGACCAACCCGCTGGCCCACTACGAGACCACCGGCCCGGAGATCTGGCGCCAGACCGACGGCACCGTCACCCACTTCGTCGCGGGCGCGGGCACCGGCGGCACCCTCAGCGGCGTCGGCCGCTACCTGAAGGAGCAGAACGCGGCGGTGCAGATCATCGCCGCGGACCCCGAGGGGTCCGTCTATTCCGGCGGCTCCGGCCGGCCGTATCTGGTCGAGGGGGTCGGCGAGGACTTCTTCCCGGACACCTACCACGCCGATCTCGTGGACCTCACCATTCCGGTGACCGACCGGGAGTCGTTCCTGACCGCCCGGCGGGTCACCCGGGAGGAGGGCCTGCTCATCGGCGGCTCCGGCGGCACCGCGGTGAACGCGGCCCTGCAGGTCGCCGAGGGAGCGAGTGCCGACGACCTCGTCGTCGTGCTCGTCCCCGACAGCGGCCGGCTCTACCTCTCGACGCTGTTCGATGACGAGTGGATGGCGGGCTTCGGCTTCCTGCGCACGGACGGACCCGTGGTGGCCGACGTGTTGGAGAGTCGCCGCGAGGGCGTTCCCGAGCTCCTCTACGTCCAGCCCCACCAGTCGGTGCGGGAAGCCGCCCAGATGATGAGCGAACACGGGGTGTCCCAGCTGCCCGTCGCCAAGAACGAGATGCCGCTGGCCGCCGCCGAGGTCATGGGTTCGGTCAGTGAGCTGCGACTGATGGACCTCGCCTTCGACACCGATGCCGTGCTCGACAAGACCGTCGAGGACATCATGAGCCCGAAGCTCCGCACGATCGGCTCCGGCCAGCCGGTCGCCCTCGCCGTGGAGATGCTGGAGTCCTGCTCCGCGTTGCTGGTGCTGGACGGTGGCCGCCCGCGGGCCGTGATCTCGAGCAGCGACGTGCTGTCCTTCCTGTCCAAGGCGGCCAACCATGGCTGA
- a CDS encoding cystathionine gamma-synthase, with protein MADDVFADAETWGFETRAIRAGQPHDPSSGAVVTPISLATTFVQEDVGVHRGYEYARTGNPTRSALQDCLASLEGAAHGLAFGSGMAAEDTLLRTLSPGDHIVLGNDAYGGTFRLISAVFGPMGVDWSAADLTDPAALAAAMRPETKVVWAETPTNPLLTVIDLEAIAAVAHAGDALFVVDNTFATPYLQQPLALGADVVVHSTTKYCGGHSDVVGGFLALDDDDLAARLAYLQNAIGAVGSPFDNYLTLRGLKTLAVRMDRHCDNAEAVVEFLQSRDEVIEVRYPGLADHPGHAAAVRQMKKFGGMVSFRVAGGKDAATRLAASTQVFSLAESLGAVESLIEHPGAMTHASAAGSPLEVPDDLIRLSVGIESIDDLLGDLGAAFDRL; from the coding sequence ATGGCTGACGACGTGTTCGCCGACGCGGAGACGTGGGGCTTCGAGACCCGCGCCATCCGGGCCGGCCAACCCCACGACCCGTCGAGTGGTGCGGTCGTCACCCCGATCTCGCTCGCGACCACCTTCGTCCAGGAGGACGTCGGGGTGCACCGCGGCTACGAGTACGCCCGCACCGGCAACCCCACCCGTTCCGCACTCCAGGACTGCCTCGCGTCGTTGGAGGGCGCCGCCCACGGCCTCGCGTTCGGATCCGGCATGGCGGCCGAGGACACCCTGCTGCGCACCCTGTCGCCCGGTGACCACATCGTGCTCGGCAACGACGCCTACGGCGGCACGTTCCGGCTGATCTCCGCGGTCTTCGGTCCCATGGGCGTCGACTGGTCGGCTGCGGACCTCACCGATCCGGCGGCCCTCGCCGCGGCGATGCGGCCCGAGACGAAGGTCGTGTGGGCGGAGACGCCGACCAACCCGCTGCTCACGGTGATCGACCTCGAGGCGATCGCTGCGGTGGCGCACGCCGGCGACGCGCTGTTCGTCGTCGACAACACCTTCGCGACGCCCTACCTCCAGCAACCGTTGGCGCTCGGCGCGGACGTGGTCGTGCACTCGACCACCAAGTACTGCGGGGGACACTCCGACGTCGTCGGCGGTTTCCTCGCCCTCGACGACGACGACCTCGCGGCCCGTCTCGCCTACCTCCAGAACGCCATCGGCGCGGTCGGCTCACCCTTCGACAACTATCTCACCCTGCGGGGGCTCAAGACGTTGGCCGTGCGGATGGACCGGCACTGCGACAACGCCGAGGCGGTCGTGGAGTTCCTCCAGTCCCGCGACGAGGTGATCGAGGTCCGCTATCCCGGGCTCGCCGACCATCCCGGCCACGCCGCCGCCGTCAGGCAGATGAAGAAGTTCGGCGGCATGGTGTCCTTCCGGGTCGCCGGGGGGAAGGACGCGGCCACCCGGCTCGCCGCCAGCACCCAGGTGTTCTCCCTCGCCGAGTCGCTCGGTGCGGTGGAATCGCTCATCGAACATCCCGGCGCGATGACCCATGCGTCGGCTGCGGGGTCACCGCTGGAGGTGCCCGACGACCTGATTCGGCTCAGCGTCGGCATCGAGTCGATCGACGACCTGCTCGGCGACCTCGGCGCCGCATTCGACCGTCTCTGA